ATTTACTTTTATTATTAACACTAAACAATGATTTATCTGTCGCCGTAATTAATGTTTGAATATTTTTAGCTTGAATATAATCCAATAAACTATTTCTACGATTATTATCTAATTCGCTCATCACATCATCTAATAATAATATAGGATATTCACCCGTTTCATTTTTTAAAAATGTTAATTCCGCTAATTTTAAAGATAATACTGAACTGCGCTGTTGCCCTTGTGAACCAAAAGATTTTAAATCTACATTATTGATAAAAAAATAAATATCATCACGATGAGGACCTATACTAGTAGAACCTTTAAATATATCATTTTTTCTAAATTTATTTAAAGCATTAATATAATATGTGTATAATTCTTCATACGTAATATCCAAAGATAAATTTGCATTATTTTTATTCATAATATATTTTACTTCAAGATTTTCTTGATTTTTAGATATATAATTATGTGCATTATTTGCTAATTTATTTAATTTATCCACACTTTTTAAACGTTTATCAACAATAAAAGCTGCACTTTTAGCAAATTGCTCGTCCCACATATCCAGCATACTAATTAATTTATTATTTTCTTTTATTTTTTTTAATAAATTATTTCTTTGCAATAATATTTTATTATATTGGACTAATTGATTATAATAAATCAAACTAATTTGTGACAATTCTATATCTAAAAATCTTCTGCGCAATACAGGAGAACCTTTTATTAACATTAAATCTTCAGGAGAAAATAATATCATCGTCAATAAACCAGGTAATTCTTTTTGTTTTATATTTTCTCCGTTAAAATTTAATTGTTTTCTTTGATTTCGTTTCAAAAAAATTTTTAATGTAGATGTAATATCTATTTTAGAAAATTTTATATTAATATTTGCTTCATTTTCTTGCCAATAAATTAAATCGTTATCGTTGCGAGTGCGATGGGAAATACCTATAGAAGCAAAACGCACTGCTTCTATAATATTGGTTTTTCCCTGTGCATTATATCCAATAAAAATATTAATATTTGGTATTAAATCGATATCTAAATCTTTATAATTTCTATAATTATGAAGGGTTATATTTTTTATATTCATTTTTATTACATGGATTTTGTTCTAACAGGTGTAACTACATAGGTAAAATTACTATTATTTTCTTCTCTTATAGATGCTGTAGTTAATGGTTGATTAAATGAAAAAATAAAGTTTTCATTTTCAATAGCTTTTAATACATCCATAATGTATTTTGCATTAAATGAAATATTTATACCAGGGCCTTCTATTTGAACTTTAATTGTTTCTTCTGCTTTACC
The window above is part of the Megamonas hypermegale genome. Proteins encoded here:
- the recF gene encoding DNA replication/repair protein RecF (All proteins in this family for which functions are known are DNA-binding proteins that assist the filamentation of RecA onto DNA for the initiation of recombination or recombinational repair.); amino-acid sequence: MNIKNITLHNYRNYKDLDIDLIPNINIFIGYNAQGKTNIIEAVRFASIGISHRTRNDNDLIYWQENEANINIKFSKIDITSTLKIFLKRNQRKQLNFNGENIKQKELPGLLTMILFSPEDLMLIKGSPVLRRRFLDIELSQISLIYYNQLVQYNKILLQRNNLLKKIKENNKLISMLDMWDEQFAKSAAFIVDKRLKSVDKLNKLANNAHNYISKNQENLEVKYIMNKNNANLSLDITYEELYTYYINALNKFRKNDIFKGSTSIGPHRDDIYFFINNVDLKSFGSQGQQRSSVLSLKLAELTFLKNETGEYPILLLDDVMSELDNNRRNSLLDYIQAKNIQTLITATDKSLFSVNNKSKFFIVNKGIVS